A section of the bacterium genome encodes:
- the dut gene encoding dUTP diphosphatase codes for MSDSINVRLKLLPGGMLPRKMTPGSSGYDLFARLPEPIILRPGEWKAIPVGFIIELPEGFEAQIRPRSGLALRFGLAMLNSPGTIDSDYRGEVRVILANLGNEEVTIKNGDRVAQMIISRVYSCEFELVEELIPTVRNEGGFGSTGV; via the coding sequence ATGAGCGATTCAATAAATGTTAGGCTGAAACTTTTGCCCGGCGGCATGTTGCCAAGGAAAATGACTCCGGGTTCCTCAGGTTACGACCTTTTTGCAAGGCTACCAGAGCCGATAATTCTTCGCCCCGGAGAGTGGAAAGCCATACCTGTAGGTTTCATCATAGAGTTGCCCGAGGGTTTTGAAGCACAAATCCGTCCAAGAAGCGGGTTAGCGCTTAGGTTTGGACTGGCAATGCTCAACTCACCGGGAACAATAGACAGCGATTACAGGGGTGAGGTAAGAGTTATTCTCGCCAATCTTGGCAACGAGGAAGTCACAATAAAAAATGGCGATAGAGTGGCTCAGATGATTATATCGCGAGTTTACTCCTGCGAATTCGAACTCGTTGAGGAATTAATCCCCACCGTCCGCAACGAAGGTGGGTTTGGAAGCACGGGAGTTTAG